One genomic window of Halolamina sediminis includes the following:
- a CDS encoding branched-chain amino acid ABC transporter permease gives MVTVFYFGLFAMSFDFVSGYTGYLSFGHAIFYGTGAYFVVLAANGQIPLLAPGTPFMFLLLLAGLLAVVIALAIGALSFRLSGVYFAMITLGFAQVAYVFVRGWDYVSENPRDGAAVSTDVHPDGFDVGVPGVDALNLEIGRLTGDSVELLFVELGGTEVSYYMVGLVVLVCYLAMQRLIHSPFGTVLLAIRENEERAEAVGYDPFRFKLAAFAISGFFAAIAGGLMGGYGRSVAPDNSMYFLVTGDALLASIIGGFGTLAGPLYGRLFDETVREFLSKRGSGGGLLPYLREHLPASVIEADLVGGLTVGGAIETFLNGHASLYIGVIFVLFVLYVPNGLLGTVRDRLGGTVAKRLPDSLDRYRRG, from the coding sequence ATGGTCACGGTGTTCTACTTCGGCCTGTTCGCGATGTCGTTCGACTTCGTTTCGGGCTACACCGGCTACCTCTCCTTCGGCCACGCCATCTTCTACGGCACGGGCGCGTACTTCGTCGTGCTCGCGGCCAACGGGCAGATACCGCTGCTCGCGCCGGGGACGCCCTTCATGTTCCTACTGCTGCTGGCGGGGCTGCTCGCGGTCGTCATCGCGCTCGCGATCGGTGCGCTCTCCTTCCGACTCTCGGGAGTGTACTTCGCGATGATCACACTCGGGTTCGCACAGGTCGCGTACGTGTTCGTCCGCGGCTGGGACTACGTGAGCGAGAACCCGCGGGACGGCGCCGCCGTCTCGACCGATGTCCACCCCGACGGGTTCGACGTTGGGGTGCCCGGCGTCGACGCACTCAACCTCGAGATCGGTCGGCTGACCGGCGACAGCGTGGAGCTACTGTTCGTCGAACTCGGCGGCACCGAGGTGTCCTACTACATGGTCGGACTGGTGGTGCTCGTCTGCTACCTCGCGATGCAGCGGCTGATCCACTCGCCGTTCGGCACGGTGCTGCTGGCGATCCGCGAGAACGAGGAGCGCGCCGAGGCGGTGGGGTACGACCCGTTCCGGTTCAAGCTGGCGGCGTTCGCGATCAGTGGCTTCTTCGCCGCGATCGCGGGAGGCCTGATGGGCGGCTACGGCCGCTCGGTCGCCCCGGACAACTCGATGTACTTCCTCGTCACCGGCGACGCGCTGCTGGCGTCGATCATCGGCGGCTTCGGCACGCTCGCCGGCCCGCTGTACGGCCGGCTGTTCGACGAGACCGTCCGGGAGTTCCTCTCGAAGCGGGGCTCCGGCGGCGGGCTGCTGCCGTACCTCCGAGAGCACCTCCCGGCGAGCGTGATCGAGGCCGACCTCGTCGGCGGGCTCACCGTCGGCGGCGCCATCGAGACGTTCCTCAACGGCCACGCCAGCCTCTACATCGGCGTGATCTTCGTGCTGTTCGTGCTGTACGTCCCGAACGGCCTGCTCGGCACCGTCCGTGACCGCCTCGGCGGCACGGTCGCGAAACGGCTCCCCGACTCCCTCGACCGCTACCGGCGCGGCTGA
- a CDS encoding branched-chain amino acid ABC transporter permease produces MTGAVLTPLIVDALGEFLRLGTLSEVFVNGLSKAALYAMIASGLTLVFGLLGVLNFAHGSFTMLGAYLGGLVMVVLVGSATGDLARVLFFLVGTLFVFAAIGALGGAVEVGLIRQLYDRPPIYQILLTFGLALVLDEAARIVVSFYGIQPITDWRDALGTKPAFMVENLSFAGLSVSPLALFQIAFGTVTIGAVWVFLTQTRYGMVVRAGSEDDEMTAALGIDVNRVFTTVFALGSAIAGVAGMLLMWDPVWGASLPLAHETLLPAFVVVIVGGLGTFRGTVVAAGLVGMVDATMTWWFQNAITFTGLPEMMIFLVLVLTLIVRPQGLFGVEEVGGH; encoded by the coding sequence ATGACGGGGGCCGTACTCACACCCCTGATCGTCGACGCGCTGGGGGAGTTCCTCCGGCTCGGGACGCTGTCGGAGGTGTTCGTGAACGGGCTGTCGAAGGCCGCGCTGTACGCGATGATCGCGAGCGGGCTGACGCTGGTGTTCGGGCTGCTGGGCGTGCTCAACTTCGCCCACGGCTCCTTTACGATGCTCGGCGCCTACCTCGGCGGGCTGGTGATGGTGGTGCTGGTCGGGAGCGCGACGGGCGACCTCGCCCGCGTGCTGTTCTTCCTCGTCGGCACGCTGTTCGTGTTCGCCGCCATCGGCGCGCTGGGCGGCGCCGTCGAGGTGGGGCTGATCCGCCAGCTGTACGACCGCCCGCCGATCTACCAGATCCTGCTGACGTTCGGGCTGGCGCTCGTGCTCGACGAGGCGGCCCGCATCGTCGTCTCGTTCTACGGCATCCAGCCGATCACCGACTGGCGTGACGCGCTGGGGACGAAGCCGGCGTTCATGGTCGAGAACCTCTCGTTCGCCGGGCTCTCGGTGTCGCCGCTGGCGCTGTTCCAGATCGCCTTCGGCACGGTCACGATCGGCGCCGTCTGGGTGTTCCTGACCCAGACGCGCTACGGGATGGTGGTCCGGGCCGGCAGCGAGGACGACGAGATGACCGCCGCACTGGGGATCGACGTGAACCGCGTGTTCACCACCGTGTTCGCGCTCGGCTCCGCGATCGCCGGCGTCGCCGGCATGCTGCTGATGTGGGACCCCGTCTGGGGGGCGAGCCTGCCGCTGGCACACGAGACGCTGCTGCCCGCGTTCGTCGTCGTGATCGTCGGCGGCCTCGGCACGTTCCGGGGCACCGTCGTCGCGGCCGGGCTCGTGGGTATGGTCGACGCGACGATGACGTGGTGGTTCCAGAACGCGATCACCTTCACCGGTCTCCCCGAGATGATGATCTTCCTCGTACTCGTGCTGACGCTGATCGTGCGGCCACAGGGACTGTTCGGCGTCGAGGAGGTGGGCGGCCATTAG
- a CDS encoding TrmB family transcriptional regulator — MDDADAANALTELGLSTYAARTFVGLQKIGVASASQVAGVTEVPRSQVYGATDELEELGLIDVQEGSPTRYRAVPVDEAQELLYDRLQSTADAAFDHLESVRGQHASSDDREAIWTTEGRENVTARITSLVPGADRQVLFATSNPALLTGDVADALVEAANGGADVTVASADAAVREAASDAGLSVVDVEEAAPELSVGRVLLIDGDTVLLSVRPTEEMPTVADESAFWSEGTGFARVLAAVIRQAFV, encoded by the coding sequence ATGGACGACGCCGACGCCGCGAACGCGCTGACAGAACTCGGGCTCTCGACGTACGCGGCCCGGACGTTCGTCGGCCTTCAGAAGATCGGCGTCGCCAGCGCGAGCCAGGTCGCGGGGGTAACCGAAGTGCCGCGATCGCAGGTGTACGGTGCGACCGACGAGCTGGAGGAGCTGGGCCTGATCGACGTCCAGGAGGGGTCGCCCACGCGCTACCGGGCGGTCCCGGTCGACGAGGCCCAGGAACTGCTGTACGACCGGCTGCAGTCGACCGCTGACGCGGCGTTCGATCACCTCGAGAGCGTCCGGGGCCAGCACGCCTCCTCCGACGACCGCGAGGCCATCTGGACCACCGAGGGGCGGGAGAACGTGACTGCCCGGATCACGTCGCTGGTCCCGGGCGCCGATCGCCAGGTGCTGTTCGCGACGAGCAACCCGGCGCTGCTGACCGGCGACGTGGCCGACGCGCTCGTCGAGGCGGCGAACGGCGGCGCCGACGTGACGGTCGCCAGCGCCGACGCGGCCGTGCGCGAGGCCGCGAGCGACGCCGGACTGTCGGTCGTCGACGTGGAGGAGGCAGCACCGGAGCTCAGCGTCGGTCGGGTATTGCTGATCGACGGCGACACGGTGCTGCTGAGCGTGCGGCCGACCGAGGAGATGCCGACCGTCGCCGACGAGTCGGCGTTCTGGAGCGAGGGGACCGGGTTCGCGCGCGTGCTGGCGGCGGTGATCCGGCAGGCGTTCGTCTGA
- a CDS encoding ABC transporter ATP-binding protein: MSLLELDGVETYYGESHILEGVDLEVEEGEVVALMGRNGVGKTTTLRSILQLTPPREGSIRYRGEELVGKETHEVADAGVGWIPEDRRMFSQLTVEENVRIAVPKGSDVQAGLELAWDAFPDLEEIRDRDAGDLSGGQQQMLAIARGLVGGNDLLLVDEPSEGLAPLIVEAVHDALEAVAGETTILLVEQNLPMALDLADRFYVLDHGVVVDSGDADEVSTDSERLRRHLSA; encoded by the coding sequence GTGAGCCTGCTCGAACTCGACGGCGTCGAGACGTACTACGGCGAGAGCCACATCCTCGAAGGCGTCGACCTCGAAGTCGAGGAGGGCGAGGTGGTCGCGCTGATGGGTCGCAACGGCGTCGGCAAGACGACGACGCTGCGGAGCATCCTCCAGCTCACCCCGCCCCGCGAGGGGTCGATCCGCTACCGGGGCGAGGAGCTGGTCGGGAAGGAGACCCACGAGGTCGCCGACGCCGGCGTTGGGTGGATCCCCGAGGACCGCCGGATGTTCAGCCAGCTCACCGTCGAGGAGAACGTCCGCATCGCCGTGCCGAAAGGGTCAGACGTGCAGGCGGGGCTGGAGCTCGCGTGGGACGCGTTCCCCGACCTCGAAGAGATTCGTGACCGCGACGCCGGCGACCTCTCCGGCGGGCAGCAGCAGATGCTCGCGATCGCTCGCGGGCTGGTCGGCGGGAACGACCTACTGCTGGTCGACGAGCCCAGCGAGGGGCTGGCGCCGCTGATCGTCGAGGCCGTCCACGACGCGCTCGAAGCAGTGGCCGGCGAGACGACGATCCTGCTGGTCGAGCAGAACCTCCCGATGGCGCTCGACCTCGCGGACCGTTTCTACGTACTGGACCACGGCGTCGTCGTCGACAGCGGCGACGCCGACGAGGTGTCGACCGACTCCGAACGGCTCAGGAGGCATCTCTCGGCATGA
- a CDS encoding ABC transporter ATP-binding protein, translating into MLRTAGLTKNFGGLTAVDDVDFRLREGELCSLIGPNGAGKTTFFDLLTGALEPTAGSIELRRDGEWESLTDADPAAVAQAGVHRSYQITNVFPERTVLENVRVAAQAAGENAWKGWRNANTFEEHIEEAHRILDRVGLDALADRPASALAHGEKRQLEVGIALAGDPDVLLLDEPNAGVSSESVDDIIDLIADVATDHAVLLVEHNMDIVMNVSDRIVVLNQGAVIADDEPAAVRDDPAVQRAYLGGYGVDDEAAPTTSGATSDTETDDDEEVAGA; encoded by the coding sequence ATGCTCCGCACCGCCGGACTGACCAAGAACTTCGGCGGCCTCACCGCCGTCGATGACGTCGACTTTCGGCTCCGGGAAGGCGAGCTCTGTTCGCTGATCGGCCCCAACGGCGCCGGGAAGACGACGTTCTTCGACCTGCTGACGGGCGCGCTCGAACCCACGGCCGGCAGCATCGAACTCCGCCGGGACGGCGAGTGGGAGTCGCTCACCGACGCTGATCCCGCGGCGGTCGCGCAGGCGGGAGTCCACCGATCGTACCAGATTACGAACGTGTTCCCCGAACGGACCGTGCTTGAGAACGTCCGGGTGGCCGCACAGGCCGCCGGCGAGAACGCCTGGAAGGGGTGGCGAAACGCCAACACGTTCGAGGAGCACATCGAGGAAGCCCACAGGATCCTCGACCGCGTGGGCCTCGACGCGCTGGCGGACCGTCCGGCGAGCGCGCTCGCCCACGGCGAGAAGCGCCAACTGGAGGTCGGCATCGCGCTCGCGGGCGACCCCGACGTGCTGTTGCTCGACGAGCCCAACGCCGGCGTCTCCAGCGAGAGCGTCGACGACATCATCGACCTGATCGCCGACGTGGCGACGGATCACGCGGTGTTGCTCGTCGAGCACAACATGGACATCGTGATGAACGTCTCCGACCGCATCGTCGTGCTGAACCAGGGCGCAGTCATCGCCGACGACGAGCCCGCGGCCGTGCGGGACGACCCCGCGGTGCAGCGGGCGTACCTCGGCGGCTACGGGGTGGACGACGAGGCGGCCCCCACGACCAGTGGAGCGACGAGCGATACTGAGACCGACGACGACGAGGAGGTGGCCGGCGCGTGA
- a CDS encoding 3-oxoacyl-ACP synthase, producing MTVSLTGYGRYVPQSTITGPEIADRSGIPEDVVVEKMGVVEKHVCPPDGDHATDMGVTAAREALDDAGVDAADVDLVLYHGSEYKDHVVWSAAADIADRLGTENAYATESYSLCAGQPIAFRQVAAQIETGDVDTALLVGASREEDLVDYGDADASFMFNFGSGACATVLERDAGERALATIHGHAAKTDGSFSRDVIMPAGGSERPPSAATVDEGLHTLTVPDPDGMKERLGEVSLQNFLAVADDALAASGLTREEIDFVALTHMKRSFHDYLTDELGVGDGHHYLDEYGHVQSVDQVLALDEGLDRGLVADGDVVLFLAAGTGYTWAASVLRWVD from the coding sequence ATGACCGTCTCACTCACTGGCTACGGCCGTTACGTACCGCAGTCGACCATCACCGGCCCGGAGATCGCCGACCGCTCGGGCATCCCCGAGGACGTGGTCGTCGAGAAGATGGGCGTCGTCGAGAAACATGTCTGCCCGCCGGACGGCGACCACGCGACCGACATGGGCGTCACCGCGGCCCGCGAGGCACTTGACGACGCCGGCGTCGACGCCGCCGACGTGGATCTGGTGCTGTACCACGGCTCGGAGTACAAGGACCACGTCGTCTGGTCGGCCGCCGCGGATATCGCCGACCGCCTCGGCACCGAGAACGCCTACGCGACGGAGAGCTACTCGCTCTGTGCCGGGCAGCCGATCGCGTTCCGGCAGGTCGCCGCCCAGATCGAGACGGGGGACGTGGACACCGCGCTGCTCGTCGGGGCCAGCCGCGAGGAGGATCTCGTCGACTACGGCGACGCCGACGCGTCGTTCATGTTCAACTTCGGCTCGGGCGCGTGTGCGACCGTACTCGAACGCGACGCCGGCGAGCGCGCGCTCGCGACGATCCACGGCCACGCTGCCAAGACCGACGGCTCGTTCTCCCGGGACGTGATCATGCCCGCCGGGGGCTCCGAGCGCCCGCCCAGCGCGGCGACCGTCGACGAGGGGCTGCACACGCTGACCGTCCCCGACCCCGACGGGATGAAGGAACGGCTGGGCGAGGTGAGCCTCCAGAACTTCCTCGCAGTCGCCGACGATGCGCTCGCGGCGTCGGGGCTGACCCGCGAGGAGATCGACTTCGTCGCGCTCACGCACATGAAGCGCTCGTTCCACGACTACCTCACCGACGAGTTGGGCGTCGGCGACGGCCACCACTACCTCGACGAGTACGGCCACGTCCAGAGCGTCGATCAGGTGCTCGCGCTCGACGAGGGGCTGGACCGTGGGCTCGTCGCGGACGGCGACGTGGTGCTGTTCCTCGCCGCGGGGACGGGGTACACGTGGGCGGCGAGCGTGCTGCGGTGGGTGGACTGA